From the Cyanobium sp. M30B3 genome, the window CTGGCGGCCCCAGAGGCCGGCATCCTTGTGACTTGATGAACCCCACTGCCCCTATCAGTGCGAAGGTGGTCCCATGAGCAAGACAGCACTGATTGCCGGCGTCACTGGCCAGGATGGCGCCTATCTGGCCCACCACCTACTGGCTCTGGGCTATCGAGTGGTGGGCACCAGCCGTGATGCCCAGATGTGCGACACTTCAAGACTGCAGAGGTTGGGAGTGGTTGATGACATTGAGATTATCTCTCTGGCACCAAATGACTTTCGAAGTGTGCTGAAGGTGGTATCAGGAACAGAGCCTGACGAAATCTATAACTTGGCTGGTCAAACCAGCGTGGGTCTTTCGTTCGAGCAGCCGGTGGAATGCATGGAGTCAATCTCGGTGGCCACGCTCAATCTTCTAGAAGTGATTCGTTATCTTGGTGAAGGCATTCGTTTCTTCAGTGCGGGCAGCTCAGAATGCTTTGGTGATAGCGGGGAAAAGCCTGCAACTGAAGATACTCCTCTGCATCCCCGCAGCCCCTATGCCGTAGCAAAAGCAGCATCATTCTGGCAAGTTTCGACCTATCGTGAAGCCTATGGGATGTTTGCTTGCACAGGTATCCTTGCCAATCACGAGTCGCCGCTTCGTCCTAAGCGCTTTGTGACGCAGAAAGTGATTGAAGGGGT encodes:
- a CDS encoding GDP-mannose 4,6-dehydratase, with protein sequence MSKTALIAGVTGQDGAYLAHHLLALGYRVVGTSRDAQMCDTSRLQRLGVVDDIEIISLAPNDFRSVLKVVSGTEPDEIYNLAGQTSVGLSFEQPVECMESISVATLNLLEVIRYLGEGIRFFSAGSSECFGDSGEKPATEDTPLHPRSPYAVAKAASFWQVSTYREAYGMFACTGILANHESPLRPKRFVTQKVIEGVKSIKAGLLEKLRLGNLEVWRDWGWAPDYVKAMHLMLQAERPRDYLIASGATTSLRDFVQSAFDVAGLEIDNYLESDDFFKRPADLSYSAVDPSSIKRDLGWSSSRSTQEIVVKMYRGELF